From a region of the Cyprinus carpio isolate SPL01 chromosome B21, ASM1834038v1, whole genome shotgun sequence genome:
- the LOC109086203 gene encoding uncharacterized protein LOC109086203, protein MWISAKDSHGLCISCLVAKHAQPALSNPEGCPHCAKFLVKTRERRLRIAVAGKSDPCLSAQTREELMDCPQASSSWGEMMEKVSTVLPPLFEDLLAGAEDDDDDEDAILPPMQSRPPSAQDESSPSPVQTDTDLPEVCRRAAARLSIDWPSQPADKGAERDLYDGKRLTSLLPPARQFIPAVPACVIEMKRFWDKPFSHRVPVKGFSRLDVQGMEDLGMADPPPVESSVANHLNPSRRAALSSTGASLPGKTERFATSVFQKIYKSSAMAVPALHATSLLTAYQAELLEEMGHQLDSGSPTQRSGRRYVSLQI, encoded by the coding sequence ATGTGGATTTCTGCGAAAGATTCACACGGTCTCTGCATCTCCTGCTTGGTTGCTAAACATGCTCAGCCAGCGTTGTCCAACCCCGAGGGCTGTCCCCACTGCGCGAAGTTCTTGGTCAAAACCCGAGAGCGAAGGCTTCGCATTGCAGTAGCTGGGAAGTCGGACCCATGCCTCTCTGCTCAAACCAGAGAGGAACTGATGGATTGTCCACAGGCCTCCAGCTCCTGGGGTGAGATGATGGAGAAGGTGTCGACCGTCCTTCCCCCGCTGTTTGAAGATCTGTTAGCAGGAGCGGAAGATGATGACGACGATGAAGATGCTATTCTTCCCCCGATGCAGTCGCGTCCGCCGAGTGCACAGGATGAGAGCTCACCCTCCCCTGTGCAGACGGATACAGATCTTCCCGAGGTCTGTCGCAGGGCCGCGGCTAGACTGTCGATCGACTGGCCATCCCAACCAGCAGATAAAGGAGCTGAAAGAGACTTGTATGACGGAAAGAGACTTACGTCACTTCTCCCTCCAGCGAGGCAGTTTATTCCAGCCGTCCCGGCTTGCGTGATTGAAATGAAGAGGTTTTGGGATAAGCCTTTTTCCCACCGAGTACCTGTTAAGGGCTTCTCGAGGCTAGATGTCCAGGGAATGGAGGATTTGGGGATGGCAGATCCTCCCCCTGTAGAATCATCTGTGGCGAATCATTTAAATCCAAGCCGCAGGGCAGCGCTCTCCTCAACCGGGGCCTCGTTACCAGGGAAAACAGAGCGCTTTGCCACCTCcgtttttcaaaagatttataaatCTTCTGCAATGGCCGTACCTGCTTTGCACGCGACGTCTCTACTTACAGCCTATCAAGCGGAGTTATTAGAGGAGATGGGGCATCAGCTGGACTCCGGTTCTCCCACCCAGCGCTCTGGGAGGAGATATGTGTCATTGCAGATTTAA